One part of the Nostoc sp. PCC 7120 = FACHB-418 genome encodes these proteins:
- a CDS encoding cation:proton antiporter: MQEDFRLIVDLVSVLAVAACGGLFAALLKQPVLLGYLIGGMVVGPAGLGLIKEVIQVETLAQFGVAFLLFALGVEFSFAELKKVKAIALGGGGLQIALTILTTVLVCGLTGAWGALPAKGVFLGSILSLSSTAVVLKCLMERNETETPHGQVMLGILVVQDLALGLMLAVLPALHEPGEVIVVAVLTALVRIGLFAAGAVAAGIWVIPPLLRLLARTESRELFLLGVVALCLGIALLTESLGLSIEMGAFVAGLMISEVEYADQTLTYVEPLRDIFASLFFAAIGMLIDPVFLLQNIELILGLVALVFLGKFLIITPLVKLFRYPLKTALIAGLGLAQIGEFSFVLASEGQALGLVSRRVYLLILGTTAVTLMLTPFVLRVLPAVFNFAESIPWLKPYIAGEGQALDISEDLPFQDHVVVCGYGRVGKNLVKLLQQHNMPVVVIDQSESRIQQLRDAEIPYVYGNCVSLHVLETAGVSHAKGMAIALPDPMSTRLCVKRALELCPELDLVVRATQDKNIELLYQLGAREVVQPEFEASIEMATHLLTDVGWTSGLLQQEMQQIRSDHYLDFRPERNADEVSRHLQQATQDLNRRWYALPADSPLIGMNLEEADMRYLTGVSLMAIRRANGEEIDYPSNQTKLAAGDRLLIVGAKEELAALEEFAQGKVGVPGQNSACQWVAVDANSAVLGKTLKDLALDIQSGIKVQAIRRDGKFIRSPNDNIDLRTGDQVLLCGSLPSLNQIQPLFAVVNEIPLAIPIVKAKETEVVKEMRG, from the coding sequence GTGCAAGAAGATTTTAGATTAATTGTTGATTTAGTGTCAGTTCTCGCCGTTGCTGCCTGTGGTGGATTGTTTGCGGCGTTGCTCAAACAACCTGTGCTGCTGGGCTATCTCATCGGCGGGATGGTAGTGGGGCCGGCTGGGCTGGGGCTGATTAAAGAAGTTATTCAAGTAGAAACTCTGGCACAGTTTGGCGTTGCTTTCTTGTTGTTTGCCTTGGGTGTGGAATTTTCCTTTGCTGAATTGAAAAAAGTAAAGGCGATCGCCCTTGGTGGTGGTGGGCTGCAAATTGCCCTGACAATCTTAACTACAGTGCTGGTTTGTGGGTTAACGGGAGCCTGGGGAGCCTTACCTGCTAAGGGCGTGTTTCTAGGGTCGATTCTCTCCCTATCATCTACAGCCGTTGTTCTCAAGTGCTTGATGGAGCGTAACGAAACGGAAACGCCCCACGGTCAAGTAATGCTGGGGATTTTGGTAGTCCAGGACTTGGCGCTGGGATTAATGCTAGCGGTGTTACCTGCTTTGCATGAACCGGGGGAAGTTATTGTTGTGGCCGTCCTCACAGCCTTGGTCAGGATTGGTCTATTTGCGGCTGGGGCGGTGGCGGCTGGGATTTGGGTCATACCGCCTTTATTGCGACTGTTAGCCCGCACAGAAAGCCGAGAACTATTCTTATTAGGTGTGGTGGCGCTGTGTTTGGGTATTGCCCTGCTGACAGAATCTTTAGGCCTGTCAATTGAAATGGGGGCTTTCGTCGCTGGGTTAATGATATCTGAGGTGGAGTATGCCGACCAAACCCTGACCTATGTAGAACCCCTACGAGATATTTTTGCTAGTTTATTCTTTGCAGCGATTGGGATGCTCATTGACCCAGTGTTTTTGTTGCAGAACATAGAACTAATTCTGGGGTTGGTAGCTTTAGTTTTCTTGGGCAAGTTCTTGATTATTACTCCCTTGGTCAAACTATTCCGCTACCCATTAAAAACAGCCTTAATCGCTGGTTTGGGATTGGCGCAGATTGGGGAGTTTTCCTTTGTGTTAGCCAGTGAGGGACAGGCACTGGGGTTGGTTTCCCGACGCGTATATTTACTGATATTGGGGACTACAGCTGTAACACTCATGCTTACCCCATTTGTGTTACGTGTACTGCCAGCAGTATTTAACTTTGCCGAATCCATACCTTGGCTCAAACCCTACATAGCTGGAGAAGGTCAAGCATTAGATATATCAGAAGACCTACCATTTCAAGATCATGTAGTAGTGTGCGGTTATGGGCGAGTAGGTAAGAATTTGGTGAAGTTGTTGCAGCAACACAATATGCCTGTAGTCGTTATCGACCAATCAGAAAGCCGGATTCAACAGTTACGAGACGCGGAAATACCTTATGTATACGGTAATTGCGTCAGCCTCCACGTTCTAGAAACAGCAGGGGTAAGTCATGCCAAAGGTATGGCGATCGCTCTTCCTGACCCTATGAGTACCCGTTTGTGTGTGAAACGCGCCCTGGAACTCTGTCCTGAACTAGATTTGGTGGTTCGCGCCACCCAGGACAAAAACATTGAGTTGCTGTATCAACTGGGAGCGAGGGAAGTCGTGCAACCAGAGTTTGAAGCCAGTATCGAAATGGCGACTCACTTATTAACCGATGTAGGCTGGACATCAGGTTTATTACAACAAGAAATGCAGCAAATCCGCAGCGATCATTACTTAGATTTTCGCCCAGAACGGAACGCTGATGAAGTTTCCCGCCACTTACAGCAAGCTACTCAAGATTTAAATCGCCGTTGGTATGCTCTACCAGCCGATTCTCCCCTAATTGGGATGAATTTAGAAGAAGCGGATATGCGCTATTTAACAGGCGTAAGCTTAATGGCAATCCGCCGCGCCAACGGTGAAGAAATCGATTATCCCAGCAATCAAACCAAATTAGCAGCAGGCGATCGCTTGTTGATTGTCGGCGCTAAAGAAGAACTAGCAGCATTAGAGGAATTTGCCCAAGGTAAGGTAGGTGTTCCAGGGCAAAACAGCGCTTGTCAGTGGGTAGCCGTCGATGCTAACTCCGCCGTTTTGGGTAAAACCCTCAAGGATTTGGCACTGGATATACAAAGCGGTATCAAAGTACAAGCGATACGCCGAGACGGTAAATTTATTCGCTCTCCCAATGACAACATTGACCTCCGGACTGGCGACCAAGTTCTACTATGCGGAAGCCTCCCAAGTCTGAATCAAATACAGCCTCTATTTGCCGTAGTCAACGAAATACCTCTAGCGATTCCCATAGTAAAAGCCAAGGAGACGGAAGTAGTTAAAGAGATGCGGGGTTAA
- a CDS encoding thioesterase II family protein: protein MKTNTSSYNSWVICPKPNPVAALRLFCFPYAGGSSFIFRTWSNYLPASVEVCAIELPGRGRQMQLAPFHKMEPLVDAIASAIYPYLDKPFAFLGHSMGGLVSFEVARFLHKQYDIHPVHLFISGRRPPHIPDLHPPIHNLPEPAFIEELRHLNGTPSTVLENAELMQLFLPILRADFAVLETYIYTPELPLECPLTVFGGLQDSEVSCDELQAWREQTKADFNLHIFPGDHFFLHSAQSLVLEQLAKYLSMNV from the coding sequence ATGAAGACCAACACATCAAGTTACAACTCTTGGGTAATTTGTCCCAAGCCAAATCCTGTAGCGGCTTTGCGTTTATTTTGCTTTCCTTATGCGGGTGGTAGTTCTTTTATCTTTCGCACTTGGTCAAATTATCTACCTGCATCTGTAGAGGTGTGTGCTATTGAACTTCCTGGGCGAGGAAGACAAATGCAGTTAGCGCCTTTTCACAAGATGGAACCGCTTGTGGATGCGATCGCCTCCGCTATCTACCCATATTTAGACAAGCCATTCGCCTTCCTGGGACATAGCATGGGTGGCTTGGTCAGCTTTGAAGTGGCGCGTTTCCTGCACAAACAGTATGATATTCACCCGGTTCACTTGTTTATATCCGGTCGTCGCCCCCCACACATTCCCGATTTACATCCACCTATTCATAATCTACCCGAACCAGCTTTTATAGAAGAACTACGCCATCTCAACGGTACACCATCGACAGTATTAGAAAATGCAGAACTAATGCAGCTATTTTTGCCGATTTTACGAGCTGATTTTGCAGTTTTAGAAACTTATATTTATACTCCTGAATTACCTTTAGAATGTCCCCTTACAGTTTTTGGCGGATTACAAGATTCGGAAGTTAGTTGTGATGAGTTGCAAGCATGGCGAGAGCAGACAAAGGCTGACTTTAACTTACATATATTCCCCGGCGACCACTTTTTTCTGCACTCGGCTCAATCTCTTGTACTCGAACAATTGGCTAAATATTTGTCTATGAATGTTTAA
- the dapF gene encoding diaminopimelate epimerase, with the protein MAIEFTKYHGLGNDFILIDNRASKTPAITPEKAVEMCDRHFGIGADGVIFALPGENGTDYTMRIFNSDGSEPEMCGNGIRCLAAFLADLEGLSRNKDTYRIHTLAGVITPQLTPDGQIKVDMGLPRLLAGEIPTTLGAADGKVINQPLEVEGQTWEVTCVSMGNPHCITFVEDVAAIPLEIIGPKFEHHPAFPQRTNTEFIQVVSRDYLKMRVWERGAGITLACGTGACASLVAAVLTGRSDRLATVELPGGPLEIEWSEVDQRIYMTGPADRVFTGKL; encoded by the coding sequence ATGGCAATCGAATTTACTAAGTATCACGGTCTAGGCAACGATTTTATTCTCATCGATAATCGCGCTTCTAAAACGCCGGCAATCACTCCAGAGAAAGCGGTGGAGATGTGCGATCGCCACTTTGGTATCGGGGCTGATGGTGTAATTTTTGCCTTACCTGGAGAAAACGGTACTGATTACACCATGCGGATTTTTAATTCCGATGGTTCAGAACCGGAAATGTGTGGTAATGGTATTCGCTGTTTAGCTGCATTTCTGGCTGATTTGGAAGGGCTTTCTCGTAATAAAGATACCTATCGTATTCATACCTTGGCTGGTGTGATTACCCCCCAACTCACCCCTGATGGACAAATCAAGGTGGATATGGGTTTACCTCGGTTACTAGCTGGGGAAATTCCGACAACTCTTGGTGCTGCTGATGGGAAAGTCATTAACCAACCCCTAGAAGTAGAAGGGCAAACTTGGGAAGTTACTTGTGTCAGCATGGGGAATCCCCACTGTATTACTTTTGTCGAAGACGTGGCGGCGATTCCTTTAGAAATCATCGGCCCTAAATTTGAACATCACCCAGCATTTCCCCAACGGACAAACACCGAATTTATTCAAGTTGTCAGCCGTGACTATTTAAAGATGCGTGTTTGGGAACGTGGTGCAGGAATTACTTTAGCTTGCGGTACAGGGGCTTGTGCTTCCTTGGTAGCGGCGGTATTGACTGGAAGAAGCGATCGCCTCGCCACTGTAGAATTACCTGGTGGCCCCTTGGAAATTGAATGGTCAGAAGTAGACCAAAGAATTTATATGACCGGCCCGGCTGATAGGGTATTCACAGGTAAACTTTGA
- a CDS encoding Hfq-related RNA-binding protein has translation MAITEFDTSLPSIRQLQNLIKQAAPVEIKLVTGDAITGRVLWQDPTCVCIADENSRQTTIWKQAIAYLQPKG, from the coding sequence ATGGCTATAACTGAATTTGACACTTCACTACCTAGTATTCGTCAACTACAAAACCTGATTAAACAAGCAGCACCAGTAGAAATCAAACTGGTGACAGGAGATGCAATTACAGGTAGGGTTTTATGGCAAGACCCTACCTGTGTGTGTATCGCCGACGAAAATAGCCGCCAAACTACTATTTGGAAACAAGCGATCGCCTATTTACAACCCAAAGGCTAG
- a CDS encoding response regulator: MANNPEELHPQDVTNYFQSLDGLQILAVDDNADSLFLTACVLESYGVQVTTATSASEALETIKQLKFDILIFDIAMPDMDGYTLVYEIRNNALLENRNIPAIALTALGSEDSLNMAFMSGFQGYVNKPLDPNILVAEILKLIRSSVLENGTNSH, from the coding sequence ATGGCGAATAACCCGGAAGAACTGCATCCACAAGACGTTACAAATTATTTTCAGTCTTTAGATGGGTTGCAAATTTTAGCAGTAGATGATAATGCTGACAGTCTGTTTTTAACTGCCTGCGTTTTAGAAAGCTATGGTGTTCAAGTAACAACAGCTACATCAGCATCGGAAGCATTAGAAACAATCAAACAACTAAAGTTTGATATTTTGATTTTTGACATTGCCATGCCCGATATGGATGGATATACATTAGTATACGAAATTAGAAACAATGCCCTATTAGAAAACAGGAATATTCCGGCGATCGCTCTCACTGCGTTAGGCTCAGAAGACAGCTTGAATATGGCTTTCATGTCTGGATTCCAAGGCTATGTTAATAAACCTTTAGACCCTAATATTCTCGTAGCAGAAATTCTCAAGCTCATAAGGAGTTCCGTATTAGAAAATGGGACTAATAGTCATTAG